The Clostridium sporogenes genome contains a region encoding:
- a CDS encoding caspase family protein, which yields MGLPSYVVNFDELSNLIKDYLQNGVKVDIGNINFSTKDMERLLSEIKDKIQGVDYNDLINALNALGVKLDNLSGNLGISGTQKIYGKMLEIPAVKGQHVIEFKGNGQITGITYSQSSWRFEDNWDLQVGNDKLFESVRTKEYGEHKFFNVFYPINGTVKFIYNNISGTSKVLWVDFNILENSNLPTPTTPTIPTTSEKNYRFLAIGESEYTLQGANNLMGCTYDADNMSNLFKEHKQSAKFTKNIVAKNKTKSEALNLIKNTFQDAKDNDISYLFWSGHGTVYEDKFALVAKDNIITVYELQTILDDIKGTKVIFIDTCHSGLSIDKNFAYTLAIVEEKLRSTDKTLNKQGYKVLTASAGSETSGDLSAGYNGNPNPSGAFTWALTQSIKTKKSDKDKNRIVTLEELYQSVLHFYDEFNIKNPYLKITQTAQVYPRNDTSSIFEYKEGA from the coding sequence ATGGGATTACCTTCCTATGTAGTCAACTTTGATGAACTATCAAATCTTATTAAAGATTATTTACAAAATGGTGTGAAAGTTGACATAGGCAATATAAATTTTTCTACCAAAGATATGGAAAGATTATTATCAGAAATCAAAGATAAAATACAAGGTGTAGATTATAATGATTTAATAAATGCATTAAATGCTTTAGGTGTAAAGTTAGATAATTTAAGTGGAAATTTAGGTATATCAGGCACCCAGAAAATTTATGGAAAAATGCTAGAGATTCCTGCAGTAAAAGGACAACATGTAATAGAATTTAAAGGAAATGGCCAAATAACAGGTATAACATATTCTCAATCTAGTTGGAGATTTGAAGATAACTGGGATTTGCAAGTAGGCAATGATAAATTATTTGAAAGTGTGCGCACTAAAGAATATGGTGAACATAAATTTTTTAATGTATTTTATCCTATAAATGGCACAGTTAAATTTATCTACAATAATATTAGTGGAACTAGTAAAGTTTTATGGGTAGACTTTAATATCTTAGAAAATAGTAATTTACCCACACCTACTACACCTACTATACCTACCACTAGTGAAAAAAACTATAGATTTTTAGCTATAGGAGAAAGTGAATATACTTTACAAGGTGCTAATAACCTTATGGGTTGCACATATGATGCTGACAATATGTCTAATTTATTTAAAGAACACAAACAAAGTGCTAAATTTACAAAAAATATAGTTGCAAAAAATAAGACTAAGTCAGAAGCATTAAATTTAATAAAAAACACTTTTCAAGATGCAAAAGATAATGATATTAGTTATTTGTTTTGGTCTGGACATGGTACTGTATATGAAGATAAGTTTGCTTTAGTGGCAAAAGATAACATAATAACAGTATATGAATTACAAACAATACTGGATGATATAAAAGGTACTAAGGTAATATTTATTGATACTTGCCACAGTGGACTTTCTATAGATAAAAATTTTGCATATACATTAGCTATAGTGGAGGAGAAACTTAGAAGTACAGACAAAACATTAAATAAACAAGGATACAAAGTTTTAACAGCAAGTGCAGGTTCGGAAACATCCGGTGACTTGAGCGCTGGATATAATGGAAATCCTAATCCTTCAGGAGCCTTTACTTGGGCACTAACACAAAGCATTAAAACTAAGAAATCTGATAAAGATAAAAATAGAATTGTAACTTTGGAGGAATTATATCAAAGTGTATTACATTTTTATGATGAATTTAATATTAAAAATCCTTATCTAAAGATAACGCAAACAGCTCAAGTTTATCCAAGAAATGATACAAGTTCAATCTTTGAATATAAAGAAGGTGCTTAA
- a CDS encoding LamG domain-containing protein, whose amino-acid sequence MTGIDQYTKLLLHMDDNSFNDKMRHVISNNGVIFDTNNKKFGDGSAYFNSNSNLTITNNADFEFRNDSFTIDMWIRMDSLPLSNTYYMLYDKRNGNANYGSISFMVNSSGGLGVSATSDNTSWNIISNLSIPVSMIANQWYHVALIRNGNNFSIAVNGVITSIGDSSLSIATNGNDSHIGGLIDKHKFKGYMDEVRISKGIARWTSNFTPPTTPYGYNKYLIKQNNQYYTIKSEFYKNDNYEPITELEGKEILTQADFETYGIYDLDLLTQTIDTQVVNGIDKGSLGSGKYFEIELNNFIKKINSQPIPKEFEVTNDMWSNKVSLPWTNGMGNGGFIFNIVEDVYYKLQTKVLNNAKITVYFFDGTTFSDTTNYNGKVTILNNIKKINKINISGAHGGGNFTIQQFNLFKTKNIKYLIYCNKQIYSFNGKEILLSDSQFIDQNNFINNGFTNTTVITEGQWNIAFPDKSNLKLLMWTDDMSKTDVSLETEIIPFRPIDKLKKNSDICNILFKEV is encoded by the coding sequence ATGACTGGAATAGATCAATATACTAAATTATTATTGCATATGGATGATAACAGTTTTAATGATAAAATGAGACATGTCATATCTAATAATGGTGTAATATTTGATACAAATAATAAAAAGTTTGGAGATGGAAGCGCATATTTTAATAGTAATAGTAATTTAACTATTACTAATAATGCCGATTTCGAGTTCAGGAATGATAGTTTTACCATAGATATGTGGATTAGAATGGATAGTTTGCCACTTAGTAATACTTATTATATGTTATACGATAAAAGAAATGGTAATGCTAACTATGGTAGTATTAGTTTTATGGTTAATTCAAGTGGTGGTTTAGGTGTCTCTGCAACTTCTGATAATACATCTTGGAATATTATAAGCAATCTTTCTATACCTGTTAGTATGATTGCAAATCAATGGTATCATGTTGCATTAATTAGAAATGGAAACAATTTTAGCATTGCTGTCAACGGAGTGATCACTTCTATTGGAGATTCATCTTTATCAATAGCTACCAATGGAAATGATTCTCATATAGGTGGATTAATAGATAAACATAAATTTAAAGGATATATGGATGAAGTTAGAATATCTAAAGGTATCGCTAGATGGACAAGTAACTTCACTCCACCAACGACACCTTACGGCTATAATAAATACTTAATCAAGCAAAATAACCAATATTATACGATTAAATCTGAATTTTATAAAAATGACAATTATGAGCCTATTACAGAATTAGAAGGAAAAGAGATATTAACTCAAGCTGATTTTGAAACTTACGGTATATATGACTTAGATTTATTAACCCAAACTATAGATACTCAAGTTGTTAATGGAATTGATAAGGGGAGTTTAGGTAGTGGAAAGTATTTTGAAATTGAGTTAAATAATTTTATAAAAAAAATAAACTCACAACCAATACCTAAAGAATTTGAAGTTACCAATGATATGTGGTCTAATAAAGTGTCATTACCGTGGACAAATGGTATGGGTAATGGTGGCTTCATATTTAATATAGTAGAGGACGTTTATTATAAATTACAAACAAAAGTTTTAAATAATGCAAAAATTACAGTTTATTTTTTTGATGGAACAACATTTTCAGATACCACAAATTATAATGGAAAAGTAACTATTTTGAATAATATTAAAAAAATAAATAAAATTAATATAAGTGGTGCACATGGTGGTGGTAATTTTACAATACAACAATTTAATTTGTTTAAAACAAAAAATATTAAATATCTTATATATTGCAATAAGCAAATATATTCATTTAATGGAAAAGAAATTTTACTTTCTGACTCACAGTTTATTGATCAGAATAATTTTATAAATAATGGTTTTACAAATACGACAGTAATTACAGAAGGACAATGGAACATTGCTTTTCCAGATAAGTCTAATCTTAAACTTTTAATGTGGACAGATGATATGAGTAAAACTGATGTCAGTTTAGAAACAGAGATAATTCCCTTTAGACCAATAGATAAATTAAAGAAAAATAGTGATATTTGTAATATATTATTTAAGGAAGTGTAG